GACGTCAACGCTAGACAATACCTCGAATACCTTCACTGTATTTGCACCGACTGATGCAGCCTTTGCTGTATTAGGCGAAGAGACCATCAATGGCCTGCTCGCAGACCCGGAAACCCTGAGCAAAATACTGACTTATCATGTCCTTGCGTCTGAAGTGAAAGCGGAAACAGCGCTTTCCTTAGCCGGGCAGACAACTGAAACTGTGAACGGCGCTAAGCTAGCCTTGTCGCTGTCGGGTGATAACCTGCTCATTAACACGGCAACGGTCACACAAACTGACATCATGACAGACAATGGCGTGATCCATGTCATTGATGCCGTCTTAATGCCGCCCAGTGACGCAACATCAACAGCCAACATTGCACAGGTAGCGACGCAGGCCGGCAATTTTACAACCCTTCTGAAAGCGGTCGAAACAGCAGGGTTGACCAGCGCACTCACTGGCAGTGACGAGCTGACCGTCTTTGCTCCAACCGATGCCGCTTTTGCTGCATTGGGCACGGCAACCATAAACACCTTACTGGCCACCCCTGATGTGTTGGGCAGCATCCTCAAGCAGCATATTGTGGCGGGCAAAGTGGACTCTGTGACCGCTATGTCACTGAACGGCAAAAATGCCACTACGCTGGAGCAAAATCAGCAAAGCGTCGCGATTGATGCTGCAACTGATATGCTGAAATTTGCTGGTGTAACGGTAACGCAAACCGACATTCCGGCTTCTAACGGGGTGATTCATGTGCTGGATGCCGTGGTTGTTGGCGATATTAGCGTACCTGAATCTTTGGGCCTTATTCCTGAAGTAGCAGCGGGCGCTGGTTCATTTAACACTTTATTGAGTTTGGTAACCGCGACAGGGCTGGATGCAACCTTAGGCGATCCGACGACTAAGTTTACTGTCTTTGCACCCACTGATGCTGCCTTCGCAGCACTGGGTCAGGAAACGTTAGATGCGCTGGCCGCAGACACCGACAAGCTAAAAGACATTCTTCTTTATCATGTTGTTGCAGGGCAGAGTGTGATGTCAGATGCGGCAGCTGGTATTGCCTCATCTGCAGATAATATGGTGGCTATGGCAAATGCTGACAAAAGCGCTTTGAGCATAGTCGATAGCATGCTGTTTATTGATGATGCCGTTATTCGCACTGCTAATGTAAAAGCAGATAATGGCGTGATCCATGTGCTCGACAAAGTGATTATGCCACCTATGGATAAAATGGCTAGCGAAAAAACCATCGTGGATGTCGCGGTTGAAACGGATGACCTGTCAACCTTAGTTACGGCACTTCAGACGGCAAATCTGGTTGAAGCGCTATCCGATACCACTAAGCAGTTCACCGTTTTTGCGCCGACTAATCGCGCATTCCAGAAAATCCCGGCGGCAGATCTGACTGCCTTGTTGGCCAACCAGGCAGGTTTAACACAAGTGCTGACTCAGCATGTATTACCGCTGGAAGCATCGTCTTCACTGGCTTACAGCCTGAACGGTAAGCAGGTCGAAACACTGGCGACCAATATGCTGGATCTCAAGGTGGTTGATTTTGTTGCAACGGCTAACACTGAGAACGACATGGTAGCTTATGATGCAACCAACCAAAGACTGGTATCTGGTGCCGGTGCAGCTATGGCAGGTAAAACATTGTACGTGTTCGACGATGATCTGACTTTCGCTAATAGCCAATGTGTTGATGCGTGCGCGACCAACTGGCCACCTGTGATTGCAACGCAGGAGCAGGTTGCGAATATTCCTGGTTTGTCATTGATCGCCAGATTGGATGGCAGCATGCAGGCTGCCTATTTAGGTCGCCCACTGTATATGTTCGCACAAGACGCTAACCCGGGTGATGCAACAGGCCAGGGTGTTGGTGGCAAATGGTGGCAGTTGAGCTTACCCACGTCTGGTTTACAGGTTGAAGGTAGCAATATTACCCAGGTTGATATTTACACTGCGAATGGCGTGGTACACCTGATTGATACCGTGATCACTGCGGTTGATTAATTCCCTTCCTCACCTTTCCTATGAGGCTTTGGCGCAACGACCTTAATGTTGCGCCTTTTTTATGTGGTGATTATTCATCAAGCGTCAGAACAATTCTGCCAGTGATGTCATTATTAAGCATGTTATCAAAGACTTCATTGATGGCTTCGAGTGGTTTGGTCTCAACAATGGCTTTTACTTTACCTTCTGCTGCAAATTGCAGGCATTCAACCAGATCCTGGCGGGTACCGACGATACTGCCCACGACACTGACGCCTTTGAGCACAGTATCAAAAATGGGAATTGGCATTTCCTCTGGTGGCAGGCCAACCAGCACACACACTCCACCACGTTTAACGCTATGAAAAGAAGCCGTAAAAGCTGATTTAGAAACTGCTGTACATACTACCGCCTGAACGCCGCCAAGCTGTTCTTGTATCGTAGTAGCAGGATCTTGCTGTGTATAATCCACAACCATATCGGCACCCAGAGAGCGAGCCAGAGCAAGTTTATCGTCGCCACTGTCCACTGCCACGACATTGAGGCCCATAGCTTTGGCATATTGAATCGCCAGATGACCTAAACCGCCCGCACCAACAATCGATACCCAGTCACCCGGTTTTGCTCCTGAAACTTTAAGTGCTTTGTAGGTTGTTACGCCTGCGCAGAACAAGGGAGCAGCTTCGACAAAGGGCACATTTTCGGGGATTTTAACCACATAATTGGCGTCAGCTTTAGTAAATTGTGCATAACCGCCATCGACCGAATAGCCACTGTTTTGCTGCTGTGGACAGAGGTTTTCTTCTCCTTTTAAGCAGTGTTCGCAATGGCCACAGGCACTGTGCAGCCAGGGCACGCCAACTCTGTCTCCGAGGGACAAATGGGTCACATCGTCGGCCTTTGCCACGACAGTGCCCACGCCTTCATGACCTGGGATCAGGGGGAGTTTAGGCTTAACGGGCCAGTCCCCGTGACAGGCATGCAGATCTGTATGGCATACACCACATGCAGCAATTTCAACCAGTACTGAACCTGGGGTCAATGATGGCTTGGGTACTGTCTGAATTTCTAAAGGTTGTTTAAATGCATGAACGAGCGCGGCTTTCATAAGAGTCTCTCCTGAAGGTGTTAGCCACGAGTATAGAGATTTAAAACTGACATATTTTGATCCGGCGCAAACTCGCCAGCGACTGTGTATTCATTTTAGGTTCGTCACTGCGTCGCTAACTTTTGGTCAGAATGTAACGATTGTCATACACCCGGCTCAAGATATCTGTGCGTTTTCAAAAATAGCAACTAAACTTCATGCAAAATAGCAGCTTGTATTAACTTCCTGTGATTGATTGCTGGTTGCACAGAGGTTTGGGTGGTCCCTTTATGTGTACGTAAGCAACTGTAATTTACCAAAGTAACCAGCTGCGTTAAATTTGTCATATAGCCTGCTTTGTCATTCATCGCTAATTATGTGGCGTTCAACGCAGGCAACACAAGGGGTGAGCGCTTACCCCGATTTAACACTCAATGTGCCGGTGGTTGCATATTTGTTAAATTTGTATTCTATTTTGCTTTATTTTTTAGTGCTTTGTGATAGCATCAGTATGAAAACCACCGAACAGGAAACGTTTTAGCTGTTTATAAAATAGCTACATGCAGATAAAAACAACGTTAGGGAATGGTATTTTTAGTTCAGTAGTCGTCCCGCCAGATTAACACTAACAAAGAATTTGAACCTGATTTAATGCAGTGTGCTTTGGTTTATTTTATTACTAATCAAAGGCTTGCACTCTTCGGGTGTTAAAGGTGTAGTTGATTAGCAAGGCTTGCGGTTTTAAGCGGTTAGTTAACCTTTAAACCACAATGGCAGGGTGATACGACTTTGCGGTTATTAGTAACCACAGAGATCGTACTTTGTTATTGTGCTTATGTAATTAATTGGTTTTTTCCAATTTTACGGTTCAGACAACTGTGCTTAATACCAATCGTGGCGCTAGCTAATATCGCCCATGCTGGGCTATTGAGTCAGATGTTCTGATCAAAGGAACTTACTCAATAAACCTTGTATGGGTATGGCATGAATAACGACTTAGTGGCTACATTAGTGACATTGGCCCGGACACGTGGCGATGACATTGCATATCAGTATTTCTTCGAAGATAACCAACCGGCAGTTTCCCTGAGCTACGCGGAGCTCGACTTAAAATCCAGAAAAATCGCAGCACGTTTGCTTACTTATTTTGACAGAGGCGACAGAGCTTTGCTCCTGTACAACTCAGGGTTTGAGTTTGTTGAAGCTTTTTTTGCCTGCCTCTACGCCGGTATTGTTGCGGTGCCTGTATACCCGCCAAAAAAGAATCAAAATACCGATAGACTGAGGAGCATCATAGAAGATGCCGGCGCAACGGGTGCGCTGACCAGCAGCAAGATTTACGAAATCGCTCAGCCGCTATTTGAGGCTGAAACCAGCCTCAGCAATGTGTCTATCATTGCCACCGACAGTGACGGGGTCGAGCAGGTTGAGCCCATGGCCTGGCAGGACATTCGCATAGCACCGCAAGATTTGGCCTTTTTGCAATATACCTCAGGTTCGACGGGTAGCCCCAAAGGGGTGATGGTGAGCCACGCGAACATCATGGACAACGAAGAAATGATGAAGCTGGCCTTCGGTCACAGTGCCCAAACCCCAATCGTCAGCTGGCTGCCGCATTTCCATGATATGGGGCTCATCTTTGGGATCTTGCATCCTATTTACATTGGTGCCCCTGCGGCGCTGATGAACCCGACATCGTTTTTGCAAAAGCCTTTGCGATGGCTGAAGTTACTGAGCGAGACTAAAGCCGTGACTTCCAGTGCCCCAAATTTTGCCTATGACCTGTGTGTCGATACGATAAAAGAAGAAGAGCTGGCAAACTTAGACTTATCGCATTGGCAAAGTGCACTGAATGGCGCTGAGCCTGTTCGGGCCAGTACACTTGAGCGTTTTTATCAGAAATTTAAACGCTGCGGTTTTCGTCGTGAGGCCACGGCCCCCTGTTATGGCATGGCTGAAACCACCTTATTTGCCACGGGCGGACGTTTAATGAAAACGCCGACGGTGCTGCAGCTGGATAGTAAAGAGATGCATCAGGGAAAAGCATCGTTACTGAATGAACCTGCGGCGTACTCAGAGTCGTTTTATGATTTGCATGTTGCCGATAACACGCCAACAGATAATCAGCCCTATTATGCGGTGTCTTGCGGCAGCACCTGGCATGGTCATACTCTGGCGATTGTGGACCCGGAAACTAAACAGCGCTGTGCGGATGGACATACCGGTGAGATCTGGGTGAAAGGCGCCAGTGTTGCTCAGGGCTACTGGCGTAAGGCTGAGCAGACCAAAGAGATTTTTCAGGCGCGTATTGCTGATGATAATGACGGCCCTTATTTGCGCACTGGCGACCTGGGTTTTGTTCATCAAAACGAGCTGTATGTCACGGGGCGCGCCAAGGACGTGATGATTTTCCGCGGTAAAAACTACTACCCTCAGGATATTGAGCTCACTGTGGTGGAGGCGCATGCTGCCATGGACAATAATGGCGGCGCGGCGTTTTCCTATTTGTCTGAACAAGGCGAAGAGCGTTTGGTTATCGTGCAGCAGGTCAAGCGCACGGCGGTGCGCAAACTGAATGAGCAAGAGATCTTTGCCGCCATTACGTCAGCGATTACCGAACAACATGGCATTACACCGTATGAGGTTGTGTTGATTAAGCCCGGGCGGATCCTGAAAACCTCCAGCGGCAAAATTCAGCGTCAGGAAAACAAACGCCATTATCTGGCAAATACGTTTGACGTGTTAGCCCGTTCACGAGCTCAGCAGAGCGTGTCAGACAAAGCATCACACCCAGCAAAAAACACGCCTTATACAGACATTGAAGCGACGTTACGCACTGTCTTACAGGAAGTGGTGGGGCTCGAAGTCGACCGCCAGCCGAACAGTCTGGATGTTGACGCCACCTTTTTATCTCTGGGTGTCGACTCGATGAAAGCCGTACGGATCTCGGGTGAGTTGATGGAGCTGCATGATATTGAGCTCGAAGCCACGGTGCTTTACGAGTATCCATCGATTGCCCAGCTTGCTAATCATCTGAGTCAGTTTGACTCAGTACGCGAACGATTGAGTGCACAAGTGCCTGAACACTCAGCGCAGCAAGCGACAAATTCGACGGCCACGCAATACCAGTGTGAAGCGCGTGCGCTCACGGATAATATGGATGTGGCTGTGATTGGCATGGCATGCCGTTATCCGCAAGCCACAGATCTCACTGGATACTGGCAATTGTTGATGGATAAACGCGATGCCATTAGTGTGCCAAACGCAGTGCGACAGGCGTTGTGTCCTGAACTCGGCCAGACGCGTCTGGGAGGGTATCTGGATAATATTGAGCAGTTTGATGCCGGGTTATTCGGTATTTCACCGGCAGAAGCCAGATACATCGACCCACAGCATCGTTTGCTGCTTGAAACCAGCTTCCATGCCATTCAGTCAGCCGGCATGATGCCCGCTGAATTGGCCGGTCAGCCCGTCGGCGTATATGTGGGTATTTCTCAGAATGACTACTTCAATATGTCGAACAAGGCACAGCAGGGTAATGCGTACCTCGGTACCGGCACCGCACTGAGCATTGCGGCCAACCGTCTGTCCTACACCTATAATTTTACGGGCCCGAGTCTGTCGGTAGATACGGCTTGCTCTTCCTCTTTGGTTGCTTTGCACCATGCGCTGACCGGGATCCGTGCGGGTGATATGCCTATGGCGCTGGTGAGTGGTGTGAACCTGATCCTCAGTAATGAGGTCACTGACGCCTGTGAGAATGCGCAAATGCTGGCACAGGATGGTCGCTGCAAGACATTCTCGCGCGCTGCCGATGGCTATGTGCGCAGCGAGGGCGTGGGTTGTGTGTTATTAAAACCCCTGACTCAGGCAATGGCCGACAAAGACCCGATCTACGGAGTACTGAAAGGGAGTGCGGTGAATCAGGACGGGCGCAGCAATGGGATTACGGCACCGAATGGTGCATCGCAACAAAGGGTGATCAAGTCGGCTTTGCACAATGCGGCTTTAGCACCTGCGGATGTGCAATATATTGAAACCCATGGCACGGGCACTGAACTGGGTGATCCAATCGAAGTATCGGCACTGGCTAAAGTGTATGGCGAAGGACGCGCGCCCAACCAGCCTTTACTGCTGGGCTCTGCAAAAGCCAACATTGGTCACCTGGAGTCCGGTGCGGGCCTTGCAGGGCTGATTAAAACGCTGTTGTGCCTGGATAAAGGGCAAGTACCCGCGCAGTTACATACCGCGCAGCTCAACACCCATATTCCATGGCAAAAGCTGCCGGTGCGGGTTGCGACACAAGCCCAGAGCTGGCCTGCTCAGACGGGACAGGACAGGCTGGCAGCGGTCAGTTCGTTTGGGTTTGGTGGCACCAATGCCCATGTGATCTGTGCCCAGGCACCAACTTATACGGCTCAGGATAGCAAAACCTCATCGCAAAACTCGGGGTATGTGCTGCCATTGTCGGCAAAATCTGCCAAATCACTGACTGAGCTTGTTAGTCGTTATGCCGATACACTGAGCACGGCAACGCCACAAGCGTTCGATGCCCTGATCAGTCAGACCGCGAGCATGCCGCATTTCAAGGAAGCTCGTTGTGCTTTTGTCGGTGAAACCCGAGAGGCGCTCGTTGCGGCGCTAAAAGATCATGCTCAGTTAACTGGTTCTGCTGATGACGCGCAGGCGTCAACGCGGGATTTGGTGTTCCTGTTCACCGGGCAAGGGGCACAATATCCGGATATGGGCAAAGCTCTGTATGAGTCGCAGCCGGTGTTTCGTGATGCCATCAATGAATGTGATCGTTTGCTTGGCGATAAGCTGGGACCAAGACTAACCACTGTTTTGTACAGCGATCCGAGCGAGCAGTATTTGGCGCAGACCCAATGGACTCAGGTGTGTTTATTTGCCATCGAATATGCCCAGGCGCAGCTATGGCTCAGCCGGGGTCTCAAGCCGGAACGCCTGGTGAGCCACAGTGTTGGAGAATATGCTGCGGCCTGTATAGCAGGCGTGTTTTCGCTTGCCGATGCAATCAAGTTGATTGCAGAGCGTGGCCGGCTAATGCATGCACTGGCGGATAATGGTCGTATGGTGACTGCGCGCTGTGAGCGTGCGCAGGCTGATGCGTTGGTGGCTGATATAGCCGGTCAGCTCTCGGTATCGGCTTACCATGGTGAGTCGGGTGTGGTGTTTTCTGGTCACAATAGTGCCATGGATACTTTGTGCAAGGCGCTTGATGATGCAAGTATACGCCACAAAGCTATCAATACAGCGCGGGCATTCCATTCTCCGCTGATGCAACCTATGCTCAGTGAATTCGCTGAGGTAGCCGCACAAGTTACCTATCACCAGCCAACAATCCCTTTTATTTCGTCAGTTACGGGTCAGCAAGAAGCACTGCGGCTGTGCGATCCCGGTTATTGGGTTGAGCAGATCTGTGCGCCGGTACAGTTTGAATCTTGCATGGCTCAGCTGTCTCTATCAGATGCTTATTGTGCCCTTGAGCTGGGGCCTAAACCGGTGTTATGTGGCCTGTTGCAGGAAAATCGCCCTGCTGAACGGTGTGAGTTTTTACATGTATTGCATGCCAAAGGCGCGGATTTACCACGCTTGTTATCAGTGCAAGGGCGTTTGTTTGAGTTGGGCGTAACGCTTGACTGGAGTCAGCTATACGCGGATGACACTCAGCCCCATGTTCCATTGCCTTTGTATCCGTTTGATCACAGCCCTTACTGGATAGCGGAATTACCAACTGCATTAAGCGCGCAGCCCGATACTGAGGGAGCGCAGTTGCAGGCAGGTCAAGCGAGCATCACCCGGGAAGTGGCGATCCGTCATTTTGTGCTTAGTACCTTGTCGCGCTTGTTATCTATGCCAGTCAGTGACATTCAGACTCATGTGCCGCTATTGGAAATGGGTGTGGATTCGTTGATGATCATGAATGCTGTACGCACTTACGAGCGGGAATTTGGATTGGAGTTTAGTGTACGCCAGTTCTATGAAACGCTTAGTACGGTTGATTTATTGGTGGCATACATCATTGAACACAGTGATTATCAATGCCAGGAAGCAACGCCGACGCTACCATCAGGACAAGACAGCAGTGACACCGTACTTGCATTACCGGCCGAGTCAACGTCAGTTTCTGCACCCTCTGAGTTGGTTGCGACTATTTGTCGTGAACAATTGCAGGCTGCCGCGTCAGTCACCAATACCAGTGCAGCAACCAGTGTTGAAGCGGTCGCAGCGCGTCAATTAGCCATGCTTCAGGGTATGAGTGGCCAGACTGGCACACAGCCAGTTAGCACAGCATTTGCTGCGGTATCAACTCCGCAAGCTGTAACCACGCAAGTTCTGTCTGAACAGTCAGTGGCGCAGCAAAATGAAGCCGCTCAGGTTTTACCCGGGTTCGCTCAAAAGCAAATAACCACGGCTGCCAGCAGTCAATCTGTACAAAAGCATCTGGCTTCACTGATTGAACGTTATTGTGCCAAAACACCTTTGTCGAAAGCCATGGTGTCTGAACATCGCCCACATCTGGCGGACTGTCGCGCATCGGCAGGTTTCCGTATGTCCAGCAAAGAACTCCTGTATCCGGTCTTTGGACAACGCTGTGAGGGCAGTCGGATCTGGGATATTGACGGCAATGAATATATTGATATTACCATGGACTTTGGGGTTAACTTGTTTGGCCACAAGCCTGACTTTGTCACCAAGGCGCTGAATCAGCAAATAGAGAATGGTCTGCAATTGGGGCTGGCAAGTGCACAAGCATGTGATGTGGCAGAACTTATCAGTGAGTTAACCGCACTGGAGCGCGTTACCTTTTGCAACTCCGGCACAGAGGCGGTGATGACTGCGGTACGTCTGGCACGCAACAAAACCCGGCGTAACAAAATCGTGCAGTTTGAAGGGGCTTATCATGGCCATTATGACGGCACGCTGGCGCAAAATGCACCGGGCGGGGAGTCGGTTGAACCTATGTGCAGCGGCGTCAGAGCGGGGGCGATCAGCGATAATCTGGTGCTTGAATATGGTGCAGAGTCCGCGCTGGATGCTATCCGAGCGCAGGGCCGCGATATTGCCGCTGTGCTGGTTGAGCCGGTGCAAAGTCGTCATCCTGGGCATCAGCCCTGGGCATTTTTGCAGTCACTCAGAGCGCTGACTGCCGAGCTGGGGATCGCGCTTATCTTTGATGAGATGATCACCGGGTTCAGAGCGCATCCAGGTGGTGTGCAGGCGATGCTGGGGATCCAGGCGGATATGGCCACCTATGGCAAGATTGTCGGTGGCGGTTTGCCTGTGGGTGTTGTTGCAGGCAGTCATGAATATATGGATGGCATTGATGGGGGCGTCTGGCAGTATGGTGATACCTCTTATCCGCAAGCGGACACCACTTTTTTTGCCGGCACTTTCTGTAAACACCCGTTGGTGATGGCCAGCGCTAAAGCCGTTCTGAGTGAAATTAAAGCGCAAGGCGCGCAGCTACAAGAAGCGATTAGCGATAAAACTCAATATCTTGCACAAACACTGAATACGTTCTTTGCGCAGCAGCAAATTCCAATGCAGATAGAGCATTTTGCCTCTCTGTTTCGCTTCCGCTTTAGTCAGAATCTGGACGTGTTCTTTTATGAAATGCTCAATCGTGGCGTGTTTATCTGGGAGGGGCGTAATTGTTTTCTGTCGGCCGCACATACAGAAACAGACGTTAATGCCATTATCCAGACTGTCAAAGACAGTGTGCTGGCGCTAAAAGCGGCCGGGTACTTTGGAGAACCGGACCCGACAGATACACAGCCTGAGCGTTTCCCGTTAACGGGGGCGCAGCAGCAGCTACTGGCGCTGGCGCTCAAATCTGAGCAGGGCGCTCAAGCGTATCACTTACAGGCGGTATTGCGTCTCAACGGGCCTTTAGACAAAACCCGTCTCACGCAGGCGATTGCTCAGCTGCTAAGCGATTATCCTTTGCTGAGTTACACCGTTGATCCGCTCACTTTGTCGCATGTGCAGCTTACACGACAGGCTTTGGCTTTAACTGAGCATGAGTGCAGCGACAAATCACAACCACTTCAGACCAGGCTTACTGAATTGCGTTATCGGCCCTTTGAGTTTGGTGTCCAGCCTCTGTGCCGCTTTGATTTATTGTCAGGCGGTAGCCATGAGCATGTGCTGAGCATTAGTGCGCATCACGTGCTGTACGATGGGCTAAGCCTGCAACAGTTGATGAGTCGCATTGCGGACAATTATAGCCGAGCGGATAGTCAATCAACTCCACCTGCTATGGTGCACTTTAGTGCCTATGTTGAGGGCGTGGATCATTACCTGAATAGTGAAGGGTATCAGCAGGATAAAGCTTACTGGCTGGGTAAACTGACCCCGTGCGAAGCGCTGACTCTGCCAATGCGTTCCGGTGCAGGCAGTCAGGAAAGCTTTGCCGTTGAAAAGCGGGTGTTTACACTGGATGCGTTACCTCAAATTAAGGTGCTGAGTCAGTCTCAGGGATGTGGTCAGTTTGCCACCTTACTGGCTGTCTATACTTTATGGTTACACAAACTGACGGGGCAA
The window above is part of the Pseudoalteromonas rubra genome. Proteins encoded here:
- a CDS encoding hybrid non-ribosomal peptide synthetase/type I polyketide synthase; this translates as MNNDLVATLVTLARTRGDDIAYQYFFEDNQPAVSLSYAELDLKSRKIAARLLTYFDRGDRALLLYNSGFEFVEAFFACLYAGIVAVPVYPPKKNQNTDRLRSIIEDAGATGALTSSKIYEIAQPLFEAETSLSNVSIIATDSDGVEQVEPMAWQDIRIAPQDLAFLQYTSGSTGSPKGVMVSHANIMDNEEMMKLAFGHSAQTPIVSWLPHFHDMGLIFGILHPIYIGAPAALMNPTSFLQKPLRWLKLLSETKAVTSSAPNFAYDLCVDTIKEEELANLDLSHWQSALNGAEPVRASTLERFYQKFKRCGFRREATAPCYGMAETTLFATGGRLMKTPTVLQLDSKEMHQGKASLLNEPAAYSESFYDLHVADNTPTDNQPYYAVSCGSTWHGHTLAIVDPETKQRCADGHTGEIWVKGASVAQGYWRKAEQTKEIFQARIADDNDGPYLRTGDLGFVHQNELYVTGRAKDVMIFRGKNYYPQDIELTVVEAHAAMDNNGGAAFSYLSEQGEERLVIVQQVKRTAVRKLNEQEIFAAITSAITEQHGITPYEVVLIKPGRILKTSSGKIQRQENKRHYLANTFDVLARSRAQQSVSDKASHPAKNTPYTDIEATLRTVLQEVVGLEVDRQPNSLDVDATFLSLGVDSMKAVRISGELMELHDIELEATVLYEYPSIAQLANHLSQFDSVRERLSAQVPEHSAQQATNSTATQYQCEARALTDNMDVAVIGMACRYPQATDLTGYWQLLMDKRDAISVPNAVRQALCPELGQTRLGGYLDNIEQFDAGLFGISPAEARYIDPQHRLLLETSFHAIQSAGMMPAELAGQPVGVYVGISQNDYFNMSNKAQQGNAYLGTGTALSIAANRLSYTYNFTGPSLSVDTACSSSLVALHHALTGIRAGDMPMALVSGVNLILSNEVTDACENAQMLAQDGRCKTFSRAADGYVRSEGVGCVLLKPLTQAMADKDPIYGVLKGSAVNQDGRSNGITAPNGASQQRVIKSALHNAALAPADVQYIETHGTGTELGDPIEVSALAKVYGEGRAPNQPLLLGSAKANIGHLESGAGLAGLIKTLLCLDKGQVPAQLHTAQLNTHIPWQKLPVRVATQAQSWPAQTGQDRLAAVSSFGFGGTNAHVICAQAPTYTAQDSKTSSQNSGYVLPLSAKSAKSLTELVSRYADTLSTATPQAFDALISQTASMPHFKEARCAFVGETREALVAALKDHAQLTGSADDAQASTRDLVFLFTGQGAQYPDMGKALYESQPVFRDAINECDRLLGDKLGPRLTTVLYSDPSEQYLAQTQWTQVCLFAIEYAQAQLWLSRGLKPERLVSHSVGEYAAACIAGVFSLADAIKLIAERGRLMHALADNGRMVTARCERAQADALVADIAGQLSVSAYHGESGVVFSGHNSAMDTLCKALDDASIRHKAINTARAFHSPLMQPMLSEFAEVAAQVTYHQPTIPFISSVTGQQEALRLCDPGYWVEQICAPVQFESCMAQLSLSDAYCALELGPKPVLCGLLQENRPAERCEFLHVLHAKGADLPRLLSVQGRLFELGVTLDWSQLYADDTQPHVPLPLYPFDHSPYWIAELPTALSAQPDTEGAQLQAGQASITREVAIRHFVLSTLSRLLSMPVSDIQTHVPLLEMGVDSLMIMNAVRTYEREFGLEFSVRQFYETLSTVDLLVAYIIEHSDYQCQEATPTLPSGQDSSDTVLALPAESTSVSAPSELVATICREQLQAAASVTNTSAATSVEAVAARQLAMLQGMSGQTGTQPVSTAFAAVSTPQAVTTQVLSEQSVAQQNEAAQVLPGFAQKQITTAASSQSVQKHLASLIERYCAKTPLSKAMVSEHRPHLADCRASAGFRMSSKELLYPVFGQRCEGSRIWDIDGNEYIDITMDFGVNLFGHKPDFVTKALNQQIENGLQLGLASAQACDVAELISELTALERVTFCNSGTEAVMTAVRLARNKTRRNKIVQFEGAYHGHYDGTLAQNAPGGESVEPMCSGVRAGAISDNLVLEYGAESALDAIRAQGRDIAAVLVEPVQSRHPGHQPWAFLQSLRALTAELGIALIFDEMITGFRAHPGGVQAMLGIQADMATYGKIVGGGLPVGVVAGSHEYMDGIDGGVWQYGDTSYPQADTTFFAGTFCKHPLVMASAKAVLSEIKAQGAQLQEAISDKTQYLAQTLNTFFAQQQIPMQIEHFASLFRFRFSQNLDVFFYEMLNRGVFIWEGRNCFLSAAHTETDVNAIIQTVKDSVLALKAAGYFGEPDPTDTQPERFPLTGAQQQLLALALKSEQGAQAYHLQAVLRLNGPLDKTRLTQAIAQLLSDYPLLSYTVDPLTLSHVQLTRQALALTEHECSDKSQPLQTRLTELRYRPFEFGVQPLCRFDLLSGGSHEHVLSISAHHVLYDGLSLQQLMSRIADNYSRADSQSTPPAMVHFSAYVEGVDHYLNSEGYQQDKAYWLGKLTPCEALTLPMRSGAGSQESFAVEKRVFTLDALPQIKVLSQSQGCGQFATLLAVYTLWLHKLTGQKHIAVGIPVSDRGLLSGSYDPDDLDQHLPGYCTNILPIVAEFTDPLTVGELIKQVQSSLLEAFEHQHLPYSELTHEPVCLPQTLFNLDKVQHLPEFSGLNVSTCSTDTCFGQYELSCNLLSVDGHWTLELEYLSARYDSDMMNSYTQSLITLFASLEPEQACSHASLLDSETRAQLLAPVADSPALPLLLDALTEQVVRSAQETALICAGQSLSYEQLQARANQLANYLAAQGVGRDSLVAIALPRRTELLVALLAVLKTGAAFLPLDLSFPQARLQDMLNDSQAAFLLCDELSEAAIAIANTHIDVVDLDARQTEIASCPSTFEAQAISPQQRAYVIYTSGSTGKPKGVEISHGALANLLHTMVREPGLCRTDCLLSVTTISFDIALLELFGPLMVGATVLLASDQACSDPNALLELIGQQSVTVMQATPTLWQLLLSARPDCVAGLTVWSGGEPLSEVLAAQLLSQAKALWNMYGPTETTIWSATTQILDPDDITIGKPVANTRLIVLSEDATSSADMQPDGVWGELWIGGAGLANGYLARPELTDARFVTYELDGEHGERLYRTGDRARRLADGRFELDGRLDHQVKLHGHRIELGEIEAQLRKVLSDVDVRVFIKTTAQDQRALCAYAIEQGELAQRWNISALRSALANHLPAYMLPEYLCWLSQWPTTANGKLDRNALTVPDTSNATQTTLCAPSNPVETQILTFYFELLNTEQLGTRHNFFECGGNSVLAMQLVSRLNQHFAIRATVGDIFDNPSVMQLAVRVEELVSAGPVTDSQGVERLSNIVSGRDISVALDDQSMTEMDL